The Planctomycetota bacterium genome segment AGCGTGAATGCGGACCTTCTCTGACGCATCTTCGGAACCTCCAGCTCCTCAGGATCGTCGCCCTTTGCGTTTTGTCAAGAATTTTCCGCATCTGCCTGACGCACCGCGTCGACGAAGGCGGACATCTTCTCGAACGACTTGCGGCCATCGTCATCCTCGACGCCGCTGCTGACGTCGACCGCGAACGGGCGAAAGCGGCGGACGATCTTGCCGACGTTGTCTGGCATCAAACCGCCGGCGAGTGTTAGTCTGGCGATCTGATCGGCACTGAGACCCGCAACGGCGTCCCATTCGGCCTCGACGCCTTGGCCACCACCGCCGGCGGCGTCGACGTGCAGGCCAGCGAGATTCCGGGGCGGCTTGCTGGTCCATCGCTCGACCGCATCGACGAGCGCTCCGTCAGCAGGGAGGACCTTCGTAGCACGCTTGGTCGTCGCCTGCCGGACGAGGTCGGCGGTCTCCTTGCCATGGAACTGCACGACGTCCACCGGCACCGCTGCGAGCAACTGCCGCAGAATGAATGGCGGCGGGTCGACCATCACGCCGACCGCCGTCGTGAACGCGGGCAAGGCCTTCACAATCTCGATGGCGGCCTCTGCTTCGACGAGCCGTTTGGCACCGGGTGCGTAGAGGATGATTCCAACGGAATCCGCGCCGGCATCGACGGCGAGCCTTGCATCCTCGGGATGCCGGACGCCGCAGATTTTGACGCGGGTCCGCCTCACGCGGGCAGCTTGGAGAGGTCGTCGCGGATCGTCTGTACCAGCGGGCCGATGGTCGCGTCGCCGAAGTCGAACTTGATTTCAGCCGCCTCAAAGAGGTCGGGCAGCGATCGCGTCCCGCCGTAGCCGAGGGCACGTCGGTAGGCAGCGATCGCTTTCTCGGTGTCCTGCTTCGAGTTGTTGTAGATCTGCAGGGCTCCGAGCTGCGCGATGCCGTATTCGATGTAGTAGAACGGCACGTGGAACAGGTGGAGCTGCCGCTGCCACATGGCGTCGCGGGCGGCTTCGATGCCGGTCCAGTCGAGGTCGTGGTGGAAGCGC includes the following:
- a CDS encoding phosphoribosylanthranilate isomerase, yielding MRRTRVKICGVRHPEDARLAVDAGADSVGIILYAPGAKRLVEAEAAIEIVKALPAFTTAVGVMVDPPPFILRQLLAAVPVDVVQFHGKETADLVRQATTKRATKVLPADGALVDAVERWTSKPPRNLAGLHVDAAGGGGQGVEAEWDAVAGLSADQIARLTLAGGLMPDNVGKIVRRFRPFAVDVSSGVEDDDGRKSFEKMSAFVDAVRQADAENS